A stretch of Parvimonas micra DNA encodes these proteins:
- a CDS encoding TetR/AcrR family transcriptional regulator produces MRNERLPAEERKWQIRYAAKNVFLSKGFHNTTMEDVIAESKMSKGGVYRYYKSTSDMLYDLMEDGCEYRYNIVDNFLTINKNLDKYDAVAEMITEKILDDNELSKVYVMFLQEKQYDENLEKLFLKLKEETFIELKKLYEKFGFSFNYYEYDFLTDFMNSLILGREILTAKNSFSKNRVVLKKFIYDYLKNLEE; encoded by the coding sequence ATGCGTAATGAAAGATTACCTGCAGAGGAAAGAAAATGGCAGATAAGATATGCTGCTAAAAATGTATTTCTTAGTAAGGGATTTCATAACACAACTATGGAAGACGTTATTGCCGAGAGCAAAATGAGTAAGGGTGGAGTTTATAGATATTATAAAAGTACTTCTGATATGCTCTATGACCTAATGGAAGATGGTTGTGAATATAGATACAATATAGTAGATAATTTTTTGACTATAAATAAAAATTTGGATAAATATGATGCTGTTGCAGAAATGATTACAGAAAAAATTCTAGATGATAATGAACTTTCTAAGGTTTATGTTATGTTTCTTCAAGAAAAGCAATATGATGAAAATTTAGAAAAATTATTTTTGAAATTGAAAGAAGAGACTTTCATTGAGTTAAAAAAACTCTATGAAAAATTTGGTTTTTCTTTTAATTATTATGAATATGATTTTTTAACAGACTTTATGAACAGTCTAATCTTAGGAAGAGAAATATTAACTGCAAAAAATTCATTTTCTAAGAACAGAGTGGTTCTTAAAAAATTTATTTATGATTATCTAAAAAATTTAGAAGAGTAG